The window TCACCTCGAGAGCAGTATCTCTTTCAGATAATTGTATTCCGCAGGTATTTGAGTGGCCTGTTTTGGCCTTTGGAGCGCGTTTTGAAGTGATGGAGGCATCGCGACCGCGCCGGAGGGGAGCACGCGTTCGATGACATCCATGAATTTCGCCGGATGGGCGGTGCTCACCAGTACCGTGTGGCCTTGGAAACGTTTGCCTTCTTCAGTTTCTCGCCATAATTCAAGCGCCCTCCATCCCACCGCAGTGTGGGGATCCATGACATAGCGATGTTCCTTATATACTCTCTGTATTGTTTCTAGGGTAGTCCTATCGTCTATTGATATACTCCATATGTCTTTCTCTAATTTTTTTTGGTCAATATTGCGGTCGGAAGCCGGTAATGTTTTATCGATTGTATAGAGATCAAATATGCGCGCGATGTTGCTCGGGTTGCCCACATCCATTGCGTTTGACAGAGTGTGCACTGAAGGGCGCGTGTTTAATATTCCAGTGCGTAATAATTCCGGCAGTACGGCATTTGCATTTGCTGCGGCTATGAATTTTGCGACAGGGATTCCCATGCGCGCGGCAAGCAAGCCGCCGGTAAGATTGCCGAAGTTACCGCTTGGTACACAGAAGACAAGAGGATTTCTGATCGTTTGCGGCGTTTGGGCCATGCGGAGATACGCCCATACGTAATAGAATGACTGCGGGATCAGCCGCCCGATATTGATGGAGTTTGCTGAAGTGAGTGTAATTTTAGCGCGGAGGTTGGCATCGGCGAACGCTTCTTTTACCATCCGCTGGCAATCATCAAATGTTCCCATAACTTCAAGCGCCTGCACGTTGCCGCCGTAGGTAGTCAATTGCTGTTCTTGCAGCGCGCTTACCTTG of the Patescibacteria group bacterium genome contains:
- the thrC gene encoding threonine synthase — translated: MQCYSTNRKSPLVSFQDALLQGQPPDRGLFMPAHIPEILANEYEALASLSYPDLAYELSKRWIGDEVAEETLHAVSRDAYAWPVPLMPITDTLSVLELWHGPTLSFKDFAAQWLGRMVHALMKPGATLTVLVATSGDTGSAVAAGFSHLPGIRVVLLYPSGKVSALQEQQLTTYGGNVQALEVMGTFDDCQRMVKEAFADANLRAKITLTSANSINIGRLIPQSFYYVWAYLRMAQTPQTIRNPLVFCVPSGNFGNLTGGLLAARMGIPVAKFIAAANANAVLPELLRTGILNTRPSVHTLSNAMDVGNPSNIARIFDLYTIDKTLPASDRNIDQKKLEKDIWSISIDDRTTLETIQRVYKEHRYVMDPHTAVGWRALELWRETEEGKRFQGHTVLVSTAHPAKFMDVIERVLPSGAVAMPPSLQNALQRPKQATQIPAEYNYLKEILLSR